From the genome of Candidatus Latescibacter sp.:
TGGTTGATATCCCCCGTGAGGCCAGGTAGCGTATCACCGCCATGCCGTGGGTCGAGCCGGGAATCTTGATCATGAGATTGGGCGAGAGAGAGGCCAGATGCTCGGCCATCTCCTTCATGCCGGACTCGTTGCGGATGAGGCCCGGCTCCACTTGGCCGGAAATGTGCCCAAGCTTTCCGCCGGATTTCTCGAACAGGGGGAGGAATTTCTCCGCCCCGCGTTTTACCACTTCAAAGTAAACCTCCAGGAAAAGACCGTAGACCGATTTCCCCTTGTATGCTTTCCGTTTTTCGGCAATTACCTTGTCCCATTCGGCCTTACGGGCTTTCAGCACATTCCAGGACAGGGGCGGATTGGTGGTGCAGCCCTCGAATAGCCAGTTCTCCACCGGGGCGTCGAAAAACATCTCATCCACTTCGCGCCTGAACCAGGCCTTGTCGCTTTCGGCCACCATGTCCGATTTGGTGTATTCATCCTTGAAATTCGGCCAGACCAGGGGGGAGGAATCCCACCAGATTTCGGTCTCCGGGTTCAGCGCTTTCAACCTTCTCCACGGGTTATCCATCATGTTTCCTTTCCGTAGTTGTGAGTGAACAGCATATCAATTTTCCTGGACGGAAATATAGTATATCGGGGGAAGATTTGCAAGGAAGAGCGGAGAAAGGTGTCCCTAAGCCATCAGATTCCAAGCTCTTTAATTATGCTTTTAAGCACATCTGCCGAGTGACGGAGGGCATCCTTTTCCTGGTCGTTCACGGTGATACGGATAATTCTTTCTATCCCGCTTCGATTAATAACCGCGGGAACACTCATGTAGGTGTCTTCAATACCATAGTAGTCGTCAAGCAGTGTGGAAACGGTAAGAATGCTGTTTTCGTCCCTGAGGATGCTGCGGACAATTTGAGTCACAGCCAGGGCTATTGCATAGTAGGTCGCTCCCTTTTTATTTATAATCTCATAGGCCGCATTTTTAACTTTGGAAAAGATAGTATCGCGGTCAAGGTCATTGTAATCAAGTTTATAGGTTTCACAGTATGTTTTGAAGTCAACTCCGCCTATCATGACCTGACTCCAGATTGGCACCTCGCTGTCGCCATGCTCCCCAAGAATATAGCCATGAATATTGCGCGGGTCAACGCCGCAGTATTCACCTATCAGTGAGCGAAAACGCGATGTATCCAGCATTGTTCCGGAACCGAACACCCTGTTCATGGGAAAGCCGGATACCTTATGGGCAACATAGCATAATATGTCAACCGGATTTGTAACGATGAGGATAATTCGAGGATTTTGTTCGGCGATTTTGGGAATTAAGTCTTTGATAATCCCGGTATTCTTTTTCACTAAATCGAGCCTCGACTCGCCTGGTTTTTGCCCCGCCCCCGCGGAGACGATCACGATATCAGAGTTACGGCAATCCTCATAATTCCCCACTTTGATTTTACATGGTTGACTAAAGGACATTCCGTGACGGAGATCAAGAGCATGCCCTTCTGCAAGCTCACGGTTGGCATCGATAAGCACCATGCTGTTGACCAAACCGCTGTTCATGAGAGTAAAAGCGCAGGTCGCCCCTACCTGACCTGTCCCTACGATGGATATTTTACGTTCCTCAATGAATTTTTGATCTAGACGGGAAATGTATCGCTCCGGATCTTTTTCGAATGATTCTTTACACCTCCCGGTGCAGAAATAGTAGGAGGTAACTTTGGAGTGAATAGCAAATGAAGTTTCGCCGGAATTTACTTCCATTCCGCAAACCGGATCGCGCGCCATGACTTTTTCTCCTTGTTTGCGAACATAGTGAAAAAAAGTTTAAGAAAAGATGAGTGATACGATATGCACAAAAGCATTTTGTTAAGCAACACTAAAAATACATATTTTATCTATCCGAGCCCGCCGGTCCCTTTTTTACTGGAAGTATACTGAAAAATATAGTAAAATAAATATGAAAATACGATGGAATTCCGATCTTTTGTCCTATTGACCTGTAAAAAAAGTACGTTTATATGCACTATTGAACAATGTTTTTAAAAAAAGGAGACAAAAATGAACCTTCGTCCGGTCAAAAAATGTACCCGGTGTTTACGGCTTGCCGTTCTGTTTCTTTTTTTCCTCATCATGACTGTTCCTGCCGGCAATACCCAGACATTACGCCAACTGGCCGACCGGCACGGCATCTTTTACGGCGCGGCGGTGGGGTCGGCGTTCTGGGGCGCCGATTCCCTGTACAAGGAGACGCTCAAGCGCGAATGCAATATCATTGTGGCCGAGAACGTGATGAAGTTCGGCCTCATCGAACCCAGGCAAAACCAGTTCAACTGGACACGGGCGGATGATCTCGTCTCCTTCGCGCTAAAGAACAACATGAAAATCCGCGGGCACAACCTTGTCTGGCACAGCCAGTCAGAATGGGCATCCAAAGTAAACGGAAGCCGTGATGAACTGATCGCAATCATGCGAAACCATATCCTCGCCGTGGCCGGCCGCTACAAAGGAAAGATTTACGAATGGGATGTGGTCAACGAGGCCATCGATGACGGGAACGGGTTCCTGCGGGATACTTTCTGGAAGCAGAGAATCGGCGATGATTATATCGATCTGGCCTTCCGGTTCGCGCATGAGGCGGACCCGGAAGCCCTTTTGTTTTATAACGATTACAGCGGCGAGGATATGGGGGCGAAATCGGATAAAATCTACAAGCTCGTCTCCGGCATGAAACAGCGGGGCATACCTATCCATGGAGTCGGCCTCCAGTGCCATTTTACGTTCGGCAAGTTTCCGAAAGCTGAGGATATCGACAAAAACATCAAACGTCTGGCGGCGCTCGGTTTGAATGTCTCTGTCACCGAGCTTGACATACGGATGCAACTGCCCGCCGACAGCGCCAAACTCGATGAGCAGGGGAGAGAATACCAGGCTCTCATGACGGTTTTACTGAACAATCCCGCCTGCAAATCCTTCCTGACCTGGGGAATTACAGACAAATATTCCTGGATACCCCAATTCTTCAAAGGCTACGGCGCCGGGCTCCCCATCGATGAGAAATATCAACCCAAACCGGGATATGCGGGTTTGAAAACAGCGCTGCAAGAGAAAACGCAGGATAGAAAATAAAATGCATTATTTTTTTCATCGGGTGATAAACTATACAAATGGATTTTGAAATAGATGCCGAAACAAGTTCGGCATGACACGTGTCATCCTGAACTCGTTGCCGCTTCGCGGGAACGATAAAACCGTTTCAGGATCTAAACACTCAAAACATGCGCAATTATTTATGTCGTCATAAATAATCCGGGTGATGAAATTTATGAACGAGACAGCAAAGCGTTCCAGCATCGATGAAGACCATGAAGACCTTGCCGCTTTCGATGAGCGCGCAGACGAGCCGACCATGACTTATGAAGAGCTGTTGGAAGACCTCAAGGCGTATGGGAAAATTTAACCATGCAAAATCTAACTCGCATTCCTTTACGCTCATAGCGATTGTCTTTTTATCCTGTTTTTCCTTCCATCCTGACCATCCGCGGTTCAGACAATTTTTATTATTCTTTTCCAAACGCCGCATCGCCGTGATTTACAACAAACAGCGATGGTTTCCCTTTCGCGCCGAGCTTGTTCACTACCCGGACTTTGAGGGTGTTTTTTCCCGACTGGAGGAGCCATGCCCAGCGCTCACCCTTGAGCTTTTCCCAGCCGGTGTCATCCGAGTTGACCTCGAAATGGCTGAAATTCGGGGTATAGGTCTCGAAACGGAGGAACAGCCGGTCGTTAGAGACTCCCGAAGTGGCGTCCACATGCACAAGGTTCAGGTCCGGCCAGAGATCGCGGGCGCGGTCGGTGTGACGGGAGTAATGCCTCTGGTACGGGCTTTGGGTGTCGTACCAGTTGACATAACCGTCCCAGGGGGTGAACGAGTTGTGGGTCAGCGGCTTGGGATAGGGCTTGGCATACCAGTTGTTCCGGGGCACCACCCGTATGAAACCGGCGTTGATGAAACCGGACAGATAATCATGACTGCTGTAGTTGACCGGCGGCTCGTGATGGGTCAGGGAGCCGCGGCCAACCGGGAACTCCTTGTCCGGGCGCTTGTCCATCCAGCTTATCCAGTCGTGCATCCAGTCGATGGTCTTTCCGGGGAAGTAGTAATCGAGGTAGAGCTTGTGTAGCTCCTCCATGCCCAGGGGCTCGGCAGTTGCGAGCAGGTAGTTGTAATTGTTGATGCCGTCGGCGTCGAGGAATATCCACTTGCCGTACTCGTCGTTCCAGACCTCGCAGATTTCATGGAAGCTGATGTGAGTCAGCCGCGCATTCCAGCCGTAAGCCTGGAGCATGCCGCAGAGAAGGGTATTGAACATGAGGCAGTAACCGCCTGAGCCGGCGGTATCGATGCGCTTGAGGATGGAATGGGCGTCCCAGAGGGGATATTCGGGAAACGCCCCGGAATGCATCCAGCGCCCGGAAACATGGTTGAGGAGGCGGACCTGCGCCTCGAACTCGGTGCGGCTCCCTGCAATGATTTTGTCCAGGCTCTCGCGCTCGCGAAGATCGGCGTACTCCGGTCGGTCGGAGGATTCCCATTCCCAGTCGAGGGATGAATACCGGATGACCGGGTTTACCTGCTCCGTGACTTTGATGTTTTTATGGAGGGGCACGCTTTCATGGAGTTCTGCGGTCAGGCCGGCTGATTTTATCACCGGGCTTTTCAGGGGATTTTCAGTGGAGAGCACCGCCTTGAACTGCACAAAGCGCCGGTTAAGTTCCGCGCCGCCGAGTGTGAAATCCAGGGAAGCGCCGCTCCCGATAAGGCGGTACGGCTCCCATTCATCAGAGCACGGCTGCGGACTGGTTCCCCGGTGGAAGAAGTATTCTACCTTCGTTTCGGGCGGGACATCGGCGTCCACCTTCAGCCTCATTTTCTGGATTTCACGGAGCGGAACGATGAAATCGTTCGATTCCCCTTTCCAGAGGTCGATTACCGGGCTTGCCAGCCAGCCGGAGCGGACATAGCGGTCGAGACTGAGCCGTATGGTGTATTCGGCGCGATCTTTCTGTTCGGGGCCGAAAGGGCTTTCCTTCCAGGTTTTGCCGCCGTCGAAGGATTTGAACGAAGTCTCCCCCACATGGGCAGGATCGCCGCCGCCGTCTTTGAATTCATCCGCGCGGGCAAGCCAGACTTCCCATCCCTCCTCTTTCGCTGTCGCCTCCGGGCAGGCCAGATCAATGACATTCTTCCCCTTTTTCAGCCACGAGGCGGGAAATTCAAACCACCGGTAGGTGAGGGTGCTCTTATCGATCCCCCAGTCGTCGTATTTCATGGTGTTGCCGTTAATGGTAACCAAGAGCGGGCGCTTTTTTGCTTTCTGGTCAGCCGGGAGGAACCATACCTCCCGCTCGAACAGCGCCACAAACCAGGCTTTCTCAGCCCGGGGATCGTCAAGGGTGAGTATCTTCCGCGCCTGGTTCTTTCCCCAGACCACATCGCCGTCCTCCCCCTTTTCGCTGTAGCCTGACCCGGGGGCGTCGTTTTCAATGAGTACCATATTGAACAAGCTTACCCCGCCGCCCGGATGTTTCATGACCATGTTTGTGAATCCAGTATCGTAGATTTTTTCGGCGCCTCCGCCCCAGGTGGTCTGGACCGTTGTCCCCTGAGCGAAGGCATTTGTTCCCGGCAGGAAGAGGATAAAGCTTGCTATAAGTTTAAATAAATGTTTCACGTTCGCTCCCCTCTATTTTAATCGTCTGAACCACGGATGGTGTGGTTCAGACATATTACTTCGATGTCGGAACTGTAATCCCATGAATCCGGGCGATGGTGAGGCCGTAGCATTTGGCGCGGGTCTCCTGGGACACACCGCAGGCATCGAGCATTTTGTTGAACCGGATGATGTTGGCTTCAAGAGCCTCCGGGGGCTCGTCGGTGGCAAAGAGAATCTTTTCGAAAGCGGGCACAGCATCCTTGGGCATGTGCGCCTTCCCGATATGGGGAGTCCACCAGAGGAACTGCAGCCAATAACCGGGGTCGTTTTCCTTTTTTATCAGCGAGGAGCCGGACATGTCGAAATAGAGATTCCTGTTCCGCCGGGTCGCCTCTCCGGCCTCGTCATACCAGGGATTTCCGAAGTGGGCGGCGTGGATGACCAGGTTGGGATGGTTAGATGCGATATTTGCAAGGTATCCAGGACGCATCCGCGCCATCGTGCCGGTAGCATGGATGCCGGTATGGGGCGCTATCGGCATGCCGAGCTTCTCCGCCAGAGTCCAGACAGGTTCGTATTTTTGGTCGTCATAATTCCATTGCTTTGTGGCGAACACCTCTCCCAGGCCTTTGAATCCCATGGCTTTGACCCTTTTAATATCATCGAGCACAGTCGGGCTGTCAATGTCTATCGCGGCATAAGGGATTACCCGATCCGGGTGAGCTTTGGCGAACCGTATGCCCCGGTCCAGATTTCGCATCGGCACAAGGATGCAGGCCATGGCGTTGTGTTTGGTATAGATTTCAAGGAAGGATTTTTCCCAGGCGTCGGTTGCCTGGTAATGGATGTGGGAATCGATGATGAAAGACGGCGTCGAGGTGTTCGGTTCCGACCCGGCATTTCCGTTCCATGCAAACAGGGTGAATGCAAGCGTGGTGAAAAGGAAAAGTTTTGTATTCATGGAGCCTCCCCAAGGATGATTCATGTTACACTGCTTCTCTGGCTCTCCATCCAGATATAGATCGGATAAATATTGTTTACATATTTATACGACCCGGAGCCACCTTCTTCATCATGTATAATTATTCCCAAATCTTTCATTCTCCGTAAAAAATTGTGGAAAACTTTAAGCTCTGTCGGATTTAGCCTTTTTTCTATGTCGCTTTTCCTGAAATTACTTGCCTCACCGAGCTTCCTGAGAATTGATATATATCGGACGCTTCGGATGGCTCGGTATACTTTCGGGTCAAGGTACTTTTTCCCAATTCTTTCAGCAGCTTCGATAATACCCAATGTCGCATCAACTTTATAAATAACCATATCATCATTGCGATGGTAGACAGCGTCTCCAATTTCATGCATAAGGATGGGAAGACCGCTCGAATATATCACCATTATCTTCATGGCTTCGGTTTCAACTTTTACTTTGATAAGTTCAAATGCTTTCTCAAAGAAACCCTGAACTTCTAAATCTGATAGTTTATCAATTTCGACAACCCTAAAAACTCTCATAAGAGAAGGTTGATTCCTGCTTAACTGGTCTCTTATCTCGGGAAGCCCAATAGGCATCATAATAACAGGGAAATGATGAAAATGCGTCGCTGCGGTATCGACAAAACTTTTATACCAGTCAGCAAAATCAGAGGTCCTGGATATCCCATTAATATCGTCCAGAACGATGAATAATCCTTTTTTTTCATCTTTGATTTTCTCTATCAGATTGGAAAGGGCCTCAGGAAAGTTCCTGACCAGGATTTTTAAATCCTCTTCCCGCGGATTGAAACCAACGGAAATCCCAAAAAGGCCTATAGACTGAATATATTTTCCGAAAAATTCTGATATTTTCGAAAACCAATTTTGAGTATTGGCTTCTTTTAAAATCTGCTCAAAAATTCGCCGGACAAGCTCCTCAAGAGTTGCCACTCCTCCTAAAAAACATGAATGGTAAGGAAGTTCTCATTCTTTATCACCCATTGCCGGATAAAGCTTGCAAGAGAACTTTTCCCAATACCGCGTTCACCAGATAGAAATACATTCTCCTGTTTTCCGGCTGCCGTCTGTTTTACATATCGAATAATTTCTTGAATCTGTGCAGTCCGTCCGACAAATAACTCGACTGGAACGGGAGACCCAGGTTTGAATGGGCTGTCTTCTTTCATGATTTATCCTTTCATCACTACAAAAACAATTCGTTCAAAATAGACGCATTCCCAGCATAAAGCAAAATAATACAGTCCGGCACAATAAGCAATTCAATGAGAGCTACACGGTATTATTTCGTTTGTACGCTCCTGAAGCAGGAGCGCAGGCCATGATGTCGCTCAGGGACACTTCCGGATGGTGATACCGTTTATATAGGTGAGTTTTTTTTCCGTACTGAATTGCTTCACGCGGGCACCACTGGATGCAGGCAAGGCATTGCTCGCAGCTGTGGCGCCAGGCAGGTCTGCCATCCACCATCCCGATATTCGACGCGGGACAGGTTTTTTCACAGATACCGCAGGAATTGCATTTTTCATCAGTATGGAAAGATTTGTCCATTTCCGCAACATGTTTAACCGACATACGGTACAACCAGGAGAAAAGGATATTCTGCCAAAAGGGACCCTTCTCCATCGGAACCACTTTCTTTTGCGAAATCTCATGGGAGATGCGTTTGATTTTGTTATCAGCTCTGGTAATTCTTTCCTTCCATTTCTCCTCCGGACCGGGACTTCCCCAGGGGATATAGTTCGACGGCATGACAAGATCGTATCCGGCAGACAGGGCTATTCCTTTACCGGCCATCACTTTCCTGAGCTGGATGAGCGTTGCGGCCACCTGGCCGCCGTTCACCGCCACCGCGAAATAATAGTGCGATGTGTCAGCGGGAAGGAGGTCGATAAACTGAAGCACCTTGTGGGGAACTCCCCAGATATGCACCGGGAAGACCAGACCGACACTGCCTCCCGAAACGCCCGGAGAAACCGCCTCGATCTTCGATATGGGGTGCAGAGCTGCGCCACCGAGCTCATCCGCCAAACGACGCGCAGTCCATAGAGAATTCCCGGTCCCGGAATAGAAATAGATATCAGTGTTCATTAATTCTGCTCCAATTCTCTTATCATGGATTCTATCGCGGTAAAAAGAGGCGGCAAATCTCTCTCAATTATGCTCCAAATCTGAAATACATTTAATCCAAGGTAGTCATGAACGACTACATTTCGAAATCCGCCAATATCTCGCCAAGGTATTTCCGGATGACGGTCTTTCAGTGTAACTGATAACCGTTGAGTGGACTCGGAGAGTTCCTGCAGTTCACGAATCGTTGCTTTCTGTGTCTTGCGGTCTGATAAAAATTTGCCTTGTCCTTCCTTAGTATAAATCTGAATGGCTTCGATACACTCACGGATATGGCGGAGATACACCCGATCATCTTTCATAAAAGTACGGCCTCCTGGCATACACTGTCCCGTATATCTTCACGGAGCGATTCTGCTTCCACAACATCAACTCTCCTTCCGAGCAGCGCCTCGAGGTCGGCCACCAGACCGCCCGGAAACCAGGGGGGTGTGGGGCCATTTACTTCTATCAGAAAATCAACATCACTATCCAGAGACGCATCCCCCCGGGCTACGGAGCCGAAAACTTGTATCCTGCCGACCCCGTGTTTGCGGGCGATGCGGAGAATCTCCATGCGTTTTTCCCGCAGCAGATCAGGTATTTCTCTTCTCGGAATGGACTTTTCCGGCATCTGATTTCGCCCTCCACAGCATTAGATAATGGTTGCCTGAATTCTGTATTTCAGTCTTTCGTATAATTCATCTCCGGTTTCCCAGACAATAATGTTGTAATGATTCACATCGAAATGAACTACTTCTAAATCAGCTTTTTTGCATGTATAAATGACCGGCAAGCCTAATCCAAGAGCAAAACCCGCTTCAAAATAAACGCCGCCCCTGTTTCCGGTAAAATCAGCGATGAGGAATTTACTTTTACGGATTTCTGCGATTATCTGGTCGCAGATATTGTCATTATGTTCTTTTTGAGAGATGTTGAGAGGTTTATAGTCAGTTTCTTCGACAGCCTTCATAATATATTTGTTGTAAATTTCCAACATTTCGGGAGAGAAACACATTGCCACAAAACACTGGGTACTATTGACAACTTCCTTTTGCAGGTTTTCTGCTCGCTGAATGCCATCTATTGTAAGCGAAACCAAATTTGAATTTGATGATCTTGAAAGTATCAAGTAATTCAAATCGCGAAGTGCTCTTAACATCTGTATCAGTTCTTCACTGTTTTTCGCATAAGCTATTGCGGGAATATTATCATAAATATCTAATTTTTTATAAAGGTGTTCCGTTTTTCGATAGATGTGCAGCAGTAACTTATCCAATTTCTCCATCGTGGTTTTTGGAATCATTGGAGAAGACAGCATGCTTTCATAGTTTTTATTTGTGATAAGCCCAATAGGCCGATTCAATTCATTCATCTCTCTGATGTATCCAGAAAATAAATGATTTTTCCCTTTATACTTTCTTTCTATTTCACCATATGTAGAATTATAACTGGGTAAATCTTGAGAAGCTTCCAAACTAATGTTATATTTACCACAGTTTTGGCATGAGCAATTATAAATTCCATTATGGGAAATCTTCTCTATTGTCTGTTCACAAAAAACACATTGTGAGTTCCACATTTTTTTCTCCCTTGTAATGCTTATGTAAGTCCCCCTTCGGGGGATTTAGGAGGCTGCAACTTAAGCGATCAAAGATGCCATATTAACTCAAGTAATATGCCCTTATTCCATTTCCCGGAGCAATGCCTTTTTATCATAAAAAAAATCCTGCATTCTTTTTTCTTCCCCCCTTGCTTTTCACCCAAAATACCATATATTGTATGAAGAAGAAAACACACTACAGTATATTCTTCCGGCTTTACTAAAACCTCTTCTCACCCAAACACTTACGGATTCATCGCCATGGAAAATTCCTGCGGGTTCGTCCACCTTCATACCCATACCATGTACTCGCTCCTGGACGGCGCTATAAGGCCGAAAGAGCTGATCGCCGCCGCCAAAGAGTGGGGCATGGGCGCCGCCGCCATCACCGACCACGGCAACATGTTCGGCGCGGTGGAATTCTACCTCAAGGCCAAAGAGGCGGGCATCAATCCCATTATCGGCTCGGAAGTGTATGTGGCCATCGAGGGGATGAAATCACGGCGAGCCGCCCGGGGAAACAATGACGGCGCCAATCACCTCGTGCTTCTGGCCGCGACCGACCAGGGATACCGCAACCTGATGAAAATCGTCTCCCTCGGATATCTCGAAGGATTCTACTACAAGCCCCGGATCGACAAAACCGTTCTCCGCGAATACCACGAGGGACTGATCGCCATGACCGCGTGCCTCGGCGGGGAAATCCCCCAGCTCATCCTGCAGGGCAATCCTCAGGAGGCGGAACAGGCGGCTCTCGAATACGCCGACATCTTTGGGAAAGACAACTTTTTCCTGGAGCTCCACGATCACGGCATCGAGGCTGAAAAGACCGCACGAAGGGGTATTGTGGAGATATCCCGGAGGACCGGGATAGGTCTTGTTGCATCGAACGATGCTCACTACCTGCTGGCCGGGCACGCCGATTCCCACGATGTTCTCCTCTGCATCGCCACCGGAAAAATTCTCGAAGACGAGAACCGTCTGAAAATGGAGACCAAGGAGTTCTATCTGAAATCTCCGGACGAGATGAAAGCCCTCTTTTCCGACTATCCGGAAGCCATCGAAAACACTGTGCGGATCGCCGAACGGTGCAATGTTACCATAAAAACCGGAGAATTCTATCCGGTGAAATTCGAAGTGCCGGTGGATTTCGAGGGAAACACCGACGACTACCTGGCGAATGTTGCAGAAATTGGTCTCCACGACCGGTACGGCGACCGTGCGGAGGAATACCGCGAGCGCATGCTGTATGAGTTGGACATCATCAAAAAGATGGGATTCTCGGATTATTTTCTGGCCATCTACGACTGCACCCGGGCGGCGCGTGAGATGGGCATCCCTGTCGGAACCGCGCGCGGCTCGGCGGGCGGCTCGATTGTGGCGTACGCCATCGGGATCACAAACCTTGACCCCATGTCCTACGGTCTTATCTTCGAGCGCTTCCTCAATCCGGAGCGGGTCAGCATGCCCGATTTCGATGTGGATTACGCCGACCGGTACCGTGAGAAAATGCTCGATTATGTGAAGAACAAGTATGGCGCCGACCATGTCTGCCAGATCATTACGTTCGGCTCGATGAAAGCAAAGCTGGTGGTGCGTGATGTAGGCAGGGTGCTCAACATGCCCTATGCGGATGTTGACGCCATCGCCAAGCTTATTCCCA
Proteins encoded in this window:
- a CDS encoding transaldolase family protein; translated protein: MMDNPWRRLKALNPETEIWWDSSPLVWPNFKDEYTKSDMVAESDKAWFRREVDEMFFDAPVENWLFEGCTTNPPLSWNVLKARKAEWDKVIAEKRKAYKGKSVYGLFLEVYFEVVKRGAEKFLPLFEKSGGKLGHISGQVEPGLIRNESGMKEMAEHLASLSPNLMIKIPGSTHGMAVIRYLASRGIST
- a CDS encoding L-lactate dehydrogenase, whose translation is MARDPVCGMEVNSGETSFAIHSKVTSYYFCTGRCKESFEKDPERYISRLDQKFIEERKISIVGTGQVGATCAFTLMNSGLVNSMVLIDANRELAEGHALDLRHGMSFSQPCKIKVGNYEDCRNSDIVIVSAGAGQKPGESRLDLVKKNTGIIKDLIPKIAEQNPRIILIVTNPVDILCYVAHKVSGFPMNRVFGSGTMLDTSRFRSLIGEYCGVDPRNIHGYILGEHGDSEVPIWSQVMIGGVDFKTYCETYKLDYNDLDRDTIFSKVKNAAYEIINKKGATYYAIALAVTQIVRSILRDENSILTVSTLLDDYYGIEDTYMSVPAVINRSGIERIIRITVNDQEKDALRHSADVLKSIIKELGI
- a CDS encoding endo-1,4-beta-xylanase, translating into MNLRPVKKCTRCLRLAVLFLFFLIMTVPAGNTQTLRQLADRHGIFYGAAVGSAFWGADSLYKETLKRECNIIVAENVMKFGLIEPRQNQFNWTRADDLVSFALKNNMKIRGHNLVWHSQSEWASKVNGSRDELIAIMRNHILAVAGRYKGKIYEWDVVNEAIDDGNGFLRDTFWKQRIGDDYIDLAFRFAHEADPEALLFYNDYSGEDMGAKSDKIYKLVSGMKQRGIPIHGVGLQCHFTFGKFPKAEDIDKNIKRLAALGLNVSVTELDIRMQLPADSAKLDEQGREYQALMTVLLNNPACKSFLTWGITDKYSWIPQFFKGYGAGLPIDEKYQPKPGYAGLKTALQEKTQDRK
- a CDS encoding amidohydrolase family protein, whose protein sequence is MNTKLFLFTTLAFTLFAWNGNAGSEPNTSTPSFIIDSHIHYQATDAWEKSFLEIYTKHNAMACILVPMRNLDRGIRFAKAHPDRVIPYAAIDIDSPTVLDDIKRVKAMGFKGLGEVFATKQWNYDDQKYEPVWTLAEKLGMPIAPHTGIHATGTMARMRPGYLANIASNHPNLVIHAAHFGNPWYDEAGEATRRNRNLYFDMSGSSLIKKENDPGYWLQFLWWTPHIGKAHMPKDAVPAFEKILFATDEPPEALEANIIRFNKMLDACGVSQETRAKCYGLTIARIHGITVPTSK
- a CDS encoding ATP-binding protein, whose amino-acid sequence is MKEDSPFKPGSPVPVELFVGRTAQIQEIIRYVKQTAAGKQENVFLSGERGIGKSSLASFIRQWVIKNENFLTIHVF
- a CDS encoding EFR1 family ferrodoxin (N-terminal region resembles flavodoxins. C-terminal ferrodoxin region binds two 4Fe-4S clusters.) yields the protein MNTDIYFYSGTGNSLWTARRLADELGGAALHPISKIEAVSPGVSGGSVGLVFPVHIWGVPHKVLQFIDLLPADTSHYYFAVAVNGGQVAATLIQLRKVMAGKGIALSAGYDLVMPSNYIPWGSPGPEEKWKERITRADNKIKRISHEISQKKVVPMEKGPFWQNILFSWLYRMSVKHVAEMDKSFHTDEKCNSCGICEKTCPASNIGMVDGRPAWRHSCEQCLACIQWCPREAIQYGKKTHLYKRYHHPEVSLSDIMACAPASGAYKRNNTV
- a CDS encoding DUF86 domain-containing protein — its product is MKDDRVYLRHIRECIEAIQIYTKEGQGKFLSDRKTQKATIRELQELSESTQRLSVTLKDRHPEIPWRDIGGFRNVVVHDYLGLNVFQIWSIIERDLPPLFTAIESMIRELEQN
- a CDS encoding nucleotidyltransferase domain-containing protein; the protein is MPEKSIPRREIPDLLREKRMEILRIARKHGVGRIQVFGSVARGDASLDSDVDFLIEVNGPTPPWFPGGLVADLEALLGRRVDVVEAESLREDIRDSVCQEAVLL